TTGTTTGCCGTGTTGGTCGACGGAGAAGCCCTAGATACCTAGGCGTTAGCaagagggatggggagggggaaaggggggggtttACCTCAAAGTAAATGTACCTCCCTGGACCAAAATGGGGCTCTACCGGACCGGGGATGTAAATCGGGGATGTGAGGGAGAGCTGGGAAACGCCGGATTTGATGACGGAGAAGTTGATCGTGATTATCCCTGCCATCTCGATGGCGCCGCAAAAGGAGATCTCGCCGTCGCCTTGGGAGAAGTGGAGGTCGCCTACGGAGAAGTTGGCGCCGGGGACGTGGACGGGGAGGTAGACTTTCGAGCCGCGGGAGAGGTTTTTGATGTCGCAGTTGCCGCCGTGCTCGGGACGGCCGGGGATTGTGCGGGCGCCTTGAAGGccgactttttcttttatatttgGGTCTGCGGAGCCGGCGTGGACGTTGAGGGGCTGGGGACTGGGTGTTGGGTTAGtagggaaagaaaaagggggaaggggaggcaaACGGCAGGGCGACGTCTCGGTCGAGCTTGTTGGCGGCGATGAGCTCGGCTTCACGCTTGTTCCAGGTGTCGAGGACTTCTTGGGAGGGAGCACAGCCGAGGATGccggggtggatgaggccGGCGAACTTGACGTGGGGGATGTGGCGGGAGGTGCAGTAGATGCCTTCAAAGTCCCAGATGGCTTTGGCTGCGGAGGGGTAGAGCTCGTCAAGGAAGCCACCCTTTCGTTTTGTTGTCAGCATGAGATGGGGAGAGAAcgggaggaaagggcaaCATACACCATTGGACTTGTCAAAGATGCCCGTGAAGCCCCATGGCTGGTCCTCAAAGGGCTGGACGTCCATGATCTCTACGAGAAGGGCATCGCCTGGCTCGGCGTTTTCAATGGCGAACGGGCCGGACAGGTAGTGAACACGGGTGAGGTCGACATTCTTGATGTCGTCCGCGGAGTCGTCGTTCTTGATTTGGCCGCCGGTCCAGTCCAGGCATTCAATCTTGACCGTCTCGCCATCTTTAATGGTGGCTGCTGGAGGGATGTCTGGGTGCCACCTGTTCTGTAGGAGGGTTCCTGGGTGTTAGTCAACATGtccaagatgaagaaggagagccaTGAGAAAAGTTACATGAAGGTATGGCTGCTCAGAAGCCGGCTTGTCAAAGTCAACCTTGCAAACGGTGCGGATAGCGGACTTGCCCATGGCTACTAATGAGGTTAAGAAAGACACGGGAAAAAGGAAGGGGAAAGTATCAACTGTTTGGATATTAAGTATCATACGCCTCATGCAAGACAAGACCCAGCTCTATATATACAAATCTCACGCATCCCTCGTGAAGCTACCCCGCATCCCATGTGTTCCTCTCTTCACCTCGCAGGTCATGTAAACCAAAGAGAACGACGTAATGACATCCAGAAAAGCCACTATCATCGTCCTGCAGGAGGGCTATCAGTGAACGCCGAGACTCTCTTGCATCCCAGACCCACGCCGTTGGAGGAAGCTACTGCAGCATTCGCAGTGTTCTTGGACGGCCCCCGCACGCTCCACCACGGCAGACgaggtgggaagaggggccGTGATAAGAAGGCTACTGCAAAGGTATCCATATACAAATAGGAATTGAGGCCGGAGATAACGCGGACTGCTGAGGTCCCAAGCATCATCCATTGGCCAATAACAAAACGTGAGAGCAATGGCCTTGAGAAAAGAGATAGGAAATGGCATTTCCAACTTCGATCCGTCAGTCATCCACATCTGTCAGAATCACTGATGCGAATACCGCCTCATTGCTCAGTTATCGGTTTTGCCTCTGGGTGTGGATCTGTCTCGGAGTAGGCAGGCGGCTTGTCGTGGAGTGTATCGAGTTTGTCGAGGCTCAGGCTTAGGAACTTTTGCTTGTTCTTCCACTCGACCTGACCGGCTGCAAACTCTTTGGCCTCGGCCGGGGCCGGAGGGGGGTCGGTGATCTTGGTAATGAGATAGGCAGTGCTCTGTTGGGTGTTAGTTATTACCCTCGTGGTTTCTTCGCCGGACAAAGGGAGAAGACTTACAGCTTCGGCAATGCCATAAATCAACACTCCCAACAATGGAATCTTCAACAGCGTGTAAAATCCAATGCCGAATCCAAACAAGAGCCCCTCACGGCTCCGGAACCACTGTttcttctgctccttggTAAACTTGATTCTCGCAAAGTAGGGCTCCAACAGCTCTCTGACCAGGCCTCTACTAGCAAAGTAGCTCTGCAAGAAGATAACCAGATACCTCCTAGGCAGCAGAATCCCCGTTCCGAAGATAATCCCGGCCGGTCCCAGCC
The sequence above is a segment of the Podospora pseudoanserina strain CBS 124.78 chromosome 5, whole genome shotgun sequence genome. Coding sequences within it:
- a CDS encoding hypothetical protein (COG:C; EggNog:ENOG503NWI6), with translation MRRMILNIQTVDTFPFLFPVSFLTSLVAMGKSAIRTVCKVDFDKPASEQPYLHNRWHPDIPPAATIKDGETVKIECLDWTGGQIKNDDSADDIKNVDLTRVHYLSGPFAIENAEPGDALLVEIMDVQPFEDQPWGFTGIFDKSNGGGFLDELYPSAAKAIWDFEGIYCTSRHIPHVKFAGLIHPGILGCAPSQEVLDTWNKREAELIAANKLDRDVALPPQPLNVHAGSADPNIKEKVGLQGARTIPGRPEHGGNCDIKNLSRGSKVYLPVHVPGANFSVGDLHFSQGDGEISFCGAIEMAGIITINFSVIKSGVSQLSLTSPIYIPGPVEPHFGPGRYIYFEGFSVDQHGKQHYLDVAVAYRQTTLRCIEYLRRFGYSDYQIYLLLSCAPIQGHVAGIVDIPNACTTLGLPMDIFDFDISPSAIPVKKLDMGRCAFETGKTEGEVVTTAGKNSEVSFGGGLNYKE